One window of the Ureibacillus sp. FSL W7-1570 genome contains the following:
- the rbsC gene encoding ribose ABC transporter permease — protein sequence MISKLGPLIGLILLIIVVSIMNPSFLTISNIFNVLRQVSISAIIAFGMTFVILTGGIDLSVGSTLALTGAVAASLLAGGTDPIVSMGVALILGLVLGAFNGVIITKGKVAPFIATLATMTIYRGLTLVYTNGKPISGLGDHASFQLFGKGYFLGVPIPVITTIVSFAILAFILHKTTFGRRVYAVGGNEEAAKLSGINADRVKIAVYAISGFLAALSALILTSRLNSAQPTAGESYELDAIAAVVLGGTSLNGGKGWIFGTLIGALIIGVLNNGMNLIGVSSFWQQVVKGIVILLAVLLDRKKD from the coding sequence ATGATATCGAAACTGGGACCGTTAATCGGTTTAATTCTTTTAATTATCGTCGTAAGCATCATGAATCCCAGTTTTTTAACGATTTCCAATATTTTTAACGTGTTGAGACAAGTTTCCATCAGTGCCATCATCGCCTTTGGGATGACCTTTGTCATTCTCACAGGGGGAATCGATTTATCCGTAGGTTCCACGCTTGCATTGACGGGGGCTGTTGCTGCCAGTTTATTGGCAGGCGGAACGGACCCAATCGTTTCCATGGGGGTTGCGTTAATCCTTGGACTTGTGTTGGGAGCTTTCAACGGGGTGATTATTACAAAAGGAAAAGTGGCCCCATTTATTGCGACTTTGGCAACAATGACAATTTACCGGGGATTGACGCTTGTATATACAAACGGTAAACCGATTTCCGGTTTGGGAGACCATGCATCATTTCAATTATTTGGGAAAGGCTATTTCTTAGGTGTCCCTATTCCGGTGATCACAACTATCGTTTCTTTCGCCATTCTCGCTTTCATTTTGCACAAAACGACATTTGGCCGCCGGGTCTATGCGGTTGGCGGAAATGAAGAAGCGGCAAAATTATCCGGCATTAATGCCGACAGAGTGAAAATCGCAGTGTATGCCATTTCCGGATTCCTTGCTGCGTTATCCGCATTAATTTTAACTTCCCGCTTGAATTCTGCTCAACCAACGGCGGGCGAGTCCTATGAATTGGATGCCATTGCGGCCGTTGTATTAGGCGGGACAAGCCTGAATGGCGGGAAAGGTTGGATTTTCGGCACGTTAATCGGTGCATTGATTATTGGGGTTCTCAATAATGGTATGAACTTGATTGGCGTATCTTCTTTCTGGCAACAAGTCGTAAAAGGGATTGTCATACTGCTCGCAGTACTTTTAGACCGAAAAAAAGACTAA
- the rbsB gene encoding ribose ABC transporter substrate-binding protein RbsB, whose product MKNMKLLFFVVIAMLVLSACSMDSSLEKKDDAAKGTKEEGSYKIGFSISTLNNPFFVTLSDGAKAVSKEKGVDLVIVDAQDDASKQASDVEDLIQQGIDLLLINPVDSSAAGSAVESANAAGIPVITVDRSADSGEVVAHIASDNVEGGKLAGEYLLELVGEGAKVAMLEGVPGSSAARDRGEGFLKAVEGKVDLVSSQPANFNRSEGLSVMENMLQAHPDIEAVFAQNDEMALGALEAISAAGKEIVVIGFDATDDALKKIDEGKMAASVAQKPEEIGKTAIETAVKYLNGEKVEEFVPVELELVTKK is encoded by the coding sequence ATGAAAAACATGAAGCTTTTATTTTTCGTTGTGATTGCAATGCTAGTGTTATCCGCCTGTTCGATGGATTCTTCATTGGAAAAAAAGGATGATGCGGCAAAAGGAACAAAAGAAGAAGGTTCTTACAAAATTGGTTTTTCCATTTCCACATTAAATAACCCATTCTTCGTCACTCTTAGCGATGGTGCAAAAGCGGTCAGCAAAGAAAAAGGCGTGGATTTAGTGATTGTCGATGCGCAAGATGATGCGTCCAAACAGGCTTCCGACGTGGAAGACTTAATCCAGCAAGGCATTGATTTATTATTAATCAACCCGGTAGACTCTTCTGCGGCTGGATCTGCCGTGGAATCTGCCAATGCCGCAGGAATTCCGGTCATTACGGTGGACCGTTCAGCAGACAGCGGTGAAGTGGTTGCCCACATCGCCTCTGACAATGTGGAAGGCGGCAAACTTGCAGGGGAATATTTGTTGGAATTGGTAGGTGAAGGTGCCAAAGTGGCAATGCTTGAAGGCGTTCCAGGTTCATCTGCTGCCCGTGACCGCGGAGAAGGTTTCCTTAAAGCGGTGGAAGGAAAAGTGGATCTTGTTTCAAGCCAGCCAGCCAACTTTAACCGCAGCGAAGGATTATCTGTAATGGAAAACATGCTACAAGCCCATCCTGATATTGAAGCGGTATTTGCTCAAAATGATGAAATGGCTTTAGGTGCCCTTGAAGCGATTTCAGCTGCCGGCAAAGAGATTGTTGTCATCGGCTTTGATGCGACAGATGACGCATTGAAGAAAATTGATGAAGGAAAAATGGCTGCAAGTGTTGCCCAAAAACCTGAAGAAATTGGGAAAACTGCCATTGAAACGGCCGTGAAATATTTGAACGGTGAAAAAGTGGAAGAGTTTGTACCGGTTGAACTTGAATTGGTGACTAAAAAATAA
- a CDS encoding DoxX family protein, with protein sequence MRQSEIGGFILRLVLGATFIMHGLAKWQEGIPTVAERFANYNLPYAELLAYGVTGLETIGGIFLIIGFSIRFFAFLFVLLMAGAIATVKYDAGFLHGYELDVALMAMAAYLLFASNRFLALDNFIVEEKKKKNK encoded by the coding sequence TTGAGGCAAAGTGAAATTGGAGGTTTTATTCTCCGGCTTGTATTGGGGGCCACTTTCATCATGCACGGTTTGGCAAAATGGCAGGAAGGGATTCCGACGGTGGCGGAACGATTTGCCAACTACAATTTGCCGTATGCAGAACTATTGGCTTACGGCGTAACCGGTCTTGAAACGATCGGCGGAATCTTTCTCATCATCGGGTTTTCCATTCGCTTTTTCGCATTTCTTTTTGTGCTGCTTATGGCGGGGGCCATTGCAACCGTGAAATATGACGCCGGTTTCCTTCATGGATATGAATTGGATGTCGCTTTGATGGCCATGGCCGCTTATCTTCTGTTTGCCAGCAATCGTTTCCTTGCCCTTGACAACTTCATCGTGGAAGAGAAAAAGAAAAAAAATAAATGA
- a CDS encoding TauD/TfdA family dioxygenase — protein MATKSKIEIVKKAGRIGAEVHGVKLTPDIDGETLSQIKEALSEHLVLFFRGQEHLDDATHEEFAKRFGELFAHPTVPVKENTAAILELDSQYGGKANSWHTDVTFVPEVPRYSILRGVEIPSVGGDTIWANTHTAYTDLPEELQELAEKLWAIHSNKFDYAALAYVNQSKEKAREYIEKHRSVFARIEYETRHPVVILHPENGKKHLLLGHFVRQFEGYSTSQSAALYEILQSYVTRPENTVRWNWQKGDLVIWDNLASQHYAVADYDERRIVRRVTVSKNTPKNVNGEESSLIRKK, from the coding sequence ATGGCAACAAAATCAAAAATTGAAATCGTGAAAAAAGCGGGCCGCATCGGGGCAGAGGTGCATGGGGTGAAGTTGACGCCGGATATTGATGGGGAGACTTTATCACAAATCAAGGAAGCTTTAAGTGAGCATTTGGTGCTATTCTTCCGTGGTCAAGAACATTTGGATGATGCTACACATGAGGAGTTTGCAAAACGTTTTGGTGAATTGTTCGCCCATCCAACAGTGCCGGTGAAGGAAAACACAGCAGCAATTCTTGAGTTGGATTCCCAATATGGGGGGAAAGCCAACTCTTGGCATACAGATGTGACATTCGTTCCTGAAGTGCCCCGTTATTCCATCTTGCGCGGTGTGGAAATTCCATCCGTGGGCGGAGATACGATCTGGGCGAATACCCATACGGCCTATACTGATTTGCCTGAAGAATTGCAAGAATTGGCGGAAAAATTATGGGCAATCCATTCCAATAAATTCGACTATGCTGCTTTAGCATATGTAAACCAATCAAAAGAAAAAGCAAGAGAGTATATTGAAAAGCATCGGAGTGTATTTGCGAGAATCGAATATGAAACACGCCATCCGGTGGTAATCTTGCATCCTGAAAACGGCAAGAAACATTTGTTGCTTGGTCATTTCGTCCGCCAATTCGAAGGTTATTCAACGTCACAATCAGCGGCGCTTTATGAAATCTTGCAAAGCTATGTGACTCGCCCGGAAAACACAGTTCGCTGGAATTGGCAAAAAGGGGATCTTGTCATTTGGGATAACCTGGCATCCCAGCATTATGCAGTCGCCGATTACGATGAACGCCGCATCGTCCGCCGTGTGACGGTTTCCAAAAATACTCCGAAAAATGTGAATGGGGAAGAAAGTTCATTAATTAGAAAAAAATAA
- a CDS encoding YezD family protein — MAKLKEDVLKQIIKQLNNIDYGNLSITVHNGEIVQLDVTKKQRFDRASVERVLTKVAR, encoded by the coding sequence ATGGCTAAATTAAAAGAAGACGTGTTAAAACAAATCATTAAACAATTAAATAATATAGATTACGGCAACTTATCAATTACAGTACACAATGGCGAAATTGTCCAACTGGATGTCACTAAAAAACAGCGATTCGACCGGGCATCGGTGGAAAGAGTATTAACAAAAGTTGCCCGTTAA
- the pxpA gene encoding 5-oxoprolinase subunit PxpA: MNRVDLNCDIGEDFGRYTLANQKEILQYVSSANIACGFHAGDPSVMRETVKVALDHGVKIGAHPGLPDLLGFGRREMAITYQEAYDMVVYQIGALQAFLTIEGEKMQHVKPHGALYNMAAKDPEIAEAIAKAVYDVSPDLILFGLASSELTKAGEKIGLRTAHEVFADRTYQKDGTLTSRKQPDAMITDQNEAVQQVIRMVKEGKVKSRQGVDVLLRADTVCIHGDGEHAVDFARFIKGELLKNGIEVKAFI; the protein is encoded by the coding sequence GTGAACCGGGTCGATTTGAATTGTGATATCGGAGAGGATTTTGGAAGATACACGCTCGCCAACCAAAAAGAAATTTTACAATATGTTTCTTCAGCGAATATCGCCTGCGGTTTTCATGCGGGGGATCCATCCGTCATGAGGGAAACGGTGAAAGTGGCTCTGGATCATGGAGTGAAAATCGGGGCCCATCCGGGATTGCCGGATTTATTGGGATTCGGAAGAAGGGAAATGGCCATCACTTATCAAGAAGCTTATGATATGGTGGTCTATCAAATTGGCGCATTACAGGCTTTTTTAACGATTGAAGGAGAAAAAATGCAGCATGTGAAGCCCCACGGCGCCCTTTATAATATGGCGGCAAAAGATCCTGAAATTGCGGAGGCCATCGCAAAAGCGGTATATGACGTTTCTCCCGATTTGATCTTATTCGGCCTTGCATCGAGCGAATTAACAAAAGCGGGTGAAAAAATCGGACTTCGGACTGCCCACGAAGTATTTGCTGACCGTACTTATCAAAAGGATGGCACGTTAACATCCCGAAAACAGCCCGATGCAATGATTACCGACCAAAATGAAGCCGTTCAACAAGTGATCAGAATGGTGAAAGAAGGAAAAGTAAAATCCCGCCAAGGCGTGGATGTGCTTTTACGGGCGGATACCGTTTGTATTCATGGTGATGGTGAACATGCCGTGGATTTTGCAAGATTTATCAAAGGGGAATTGCTGAAAAATGGAATTGAAGTGAAGGCTTTCATATAA